From the genome of Glycine max cultivar Williams 82 chromosome 2, Glycine_max_v4.0, whole genome shotgun sequence, one region includes:
- the LOC100800210 gene encoding cytochrome P450 90B1, with amino-acid sequence MSDSHLITFCFLSCSILALILITFIFTRRKKPKFNLPPGQMGWPLLGETIGYLNPYPAVTLGEFMENHIARYGKIYKSNLFGGPAIVSADAGLNRFILQNDGKLFEISYPKSIRDILGKWSMLVLVGDMHKEMRNISLNFLSNAKLRTHLVKEVERHALLVINSWNNNSTFSALQEAKKFTFNFMAKRIMSLEPGNPETGQLRREYVSFMKGVVSTAPLNLPGTAYRKALKSRGAVKKIIEGKMEERNKRIQKGNASLEEDHDLLSWVMTHTNLSNEQILDLVLSLLFAGHETSSVAIALAIYFLPGCPRAIQQLREEHVEIVTSKKQTGEVELTWDDYKRMEFTHCVVNETLRLGNVVRFIHRKAIKDVHYKGYDIPCGWKVLPVVSAVHLDPALFDQPHQFNPWRWQDKNKSGSCENANVNMNLMAFGGGPRMCAGSELGKLEMAVFIHHLILNYNWELVGEDQPIAYPYVDFPKALPIKVQTHSSKHSSFSS; translated from the exons ATGTCAGACTCACACCTGATcactttctgttttctttcttgTTCCATCCTTGCTCTTATTCTCATCACCTTCATTTTCACCAGAAGAAAGAAACCAAAGTTTAATCTTCCCCCTGGCCAAATGGGGTGGCCCCTTCTTGGGGAAACCATAGGGTATTTGAACCCTTACCCTGCTGTTACACTTGGAGAATTTATGGAGAACCACATAGCAAG GTATGGTAAAATTTACAAGTCAAACTTGTTTGGGGGGCCAGCCATAGTGTCAGCAGATGCAGGGCTGAATAGGTTCATATTGCAGAACGATGGGAAGTTGTTTGAGATCAGCTATCCTAAGAGCATTCGTGATATACTCGGGAAATGGTCTATGTTGGTCTTAGTAGGGGACATGCACAAGGAAATGAGGAACATTTCACTCAACTTTCTCAGCAATGCTAAGCTCCGAACACATCTTGTCAAAGAGGTCGAGAGGCATGCCCTTCTCGTTATTAACTCATGGAACAATAATTCTACATTCTCCGCTCTACAAGAAGCCAAAAAG TTCACCTTCAATTTTATGGCGAAACGTATAATGAGCTTGGAGCCTGGGAATCCCGAAACAGGACAATTGAGGAGAGAATATGTGTCTTTCATGAAGGGTGTTGTATCTACTGCGCCTTTGAATTTGCCCGGAACAGCATACAGGAAAGCATTAAAG TCTAGGGGTGCCGTAAAGAAGATTATAGAGGGGAAAATGGAAGAAAGGAACAAGAGGATCCAAAAGGGTAACGCAAGTTTGGAGGAAGACCATGATCTTCTAAGTTGGGTTATGACGCACACAAATCTTTCAAATGAGCAAATACTTGACTTGGTATTGAGCTTGCTCTTTGCTGGCCACGAAACCTCATCGGTAGCCATAGCTCTAGCTATTTACTTCTTGCCGGGTTGTCCTCGAGCCATACAACAATTAAGG GAAGAACACGTGGAAATAGTCACTTCAAAGAAGCAGACAGGGGAAGTTGAATTGACTTGGGATGATTACAAAAGAATGGAGTTTACTCACTGT GTTGTGAACGAAACActtcgattaggaaatgttgtGAGGTTTATTCACAGGAAGGCTATTAAGGATGTTCACTACAAAG GTTATGATATTCCATGTGGGTGGAAAGTCCTTCCGGTGGTTTCAGCTGTGCATCTCGATCCTGCACTTTTTGACCAACCTCACCAATTTAATCCTTGGAGATGGCAG GACAAGAATAAGAGTGGAAGTTGCGAAAACGCGAATGTTAACATGAACTTGATGGCGTTTGGAGGAGGACCAAGGATGTGTGCGGGATCAGAGTTAGGGAAACTTGAAATGGCTGTGTTCATCCACCATCTCATCCTCAACTACAACTGGGAACTTGTTGGAGAGGATCAACCTATTGCATACCCTTACGTTGATTTCCCCAAAGCTTTACCCATCAAAGTCCAAACCCACTCTTCCAAACACTCCTCATTTAGTAGCTAG